Proteins encoded together in one Penicillium digitatum chromosome 1, complete sequence window:
- a CDS encoding Transposable element tc3 transposase, putative, with amino-acid sequence MPARSELTPALRERICELHSAVHWGYKRIHNRYPWISLSTIRYTIKKEHERRAGVTKPRSGRPKKLDATDK; translated from the exons ATGCCTGCTCGATCTGAGCTCACCCCGGCTCTTAGAGAGAGGATATGTGAGCTTCACTCGGCTGTTCACTGGGGTTATAAGCGCATTCACAACCGGTACCCAtggatttctctctctaCAATCCGGTATACAATTAAAAAAGAGCACGAACGGCGTGCTGGTGTTACGAAACCTCGCTCTGGTCGACCAAAGAAGCTTGATGCCACCGACAAA TGA
- a CDS encoding Protein kinase-like domain, producing the protein MTKFSSKNLTDESMREMNFLDSSFFKEPSKSLPTPAQVRALSKDIHANPQPQPVIFEESKVFVKFGPYVTIAEAQCLWMIKRTFGDKIPVPEVFGWRIDEENYVFLYMELIQGQTLQDGWNELNSQDKSSLCDELCQIVNRLRRFEQDPSDQYIGSLGHQQLLDYVFQSYPKTGPFFTIKDFNDWFSSLPQSWLPPSKKYNDPYRSLLPDGGVIKFTHGDLHRGNIIISSSKPAHIIAIVDWAQAGWYPDYWEYCKALYTCWYEDEWRRDWVDNFLSPRLREFEVFAEYTMAMGSV; encoded by the exons ATGACAAAATTCTCTTCAAAAAATCTAACCGATGAGTCGATGCGAGAGATGAACTTTCTCgactcttccttcttcaaagagccCAGCAAAAGCCTTCCGACACCAGCGCAAGTGAGGGCTTTGTCGAAAGACATCCACGCGAACCCACAGCCGCAGCCTGTTATCTTTGAAGAGTCAAAAGTCTTCGTCAAGTTTGGCCCTTATGTCACGATCGCAGAAGCGCAGTGCCTTTGGATGATCAAACGGACCTTTGGTGACAAAATTCCAGTTCCCGAAGTTTTTGGGTGGCGGATCGACGAGGAGAACTATGTGTTCCTCTATATGGAGCTTATCCAAGGACAGACGCTACAGGATGGCTGGAATGAGCTCAATAGCCAGGACAAAAGCTCGCTCTGCGATGAGTTATGTCAAATAGTCAACCGTCTGCGCCGATTTGAACAAGATCCTTCCGATCAGTATATTG GTTCCCTGGGGCACCAGCAACTCCTGGATTATGTTTTTCAATCATACCCGAAAACTGGGCCTTTCTTCACCATCAAGGATTTCAACGACTGGTTTTCCTCCTTACCACAATCATGGCTTCCTCCTTCGAAGAAATACAACGACCCCTATAGGTCTTTGTTACCGGACGGTGGGGTCATTAAATTTACTCATGGCGACCTCCACCGAGGGAACATCATCATCTCTTCCAGCAAACCAGCTCATATCATTGCTATCGTGGACTGGGCCCAAGCGGGATGGTATCCAGACTACTGGGAGTACTGTAAGGCACTCTACACTTGTTGGTACGAGGACGAATGGCGGCGAGACTGGGTCGACAACTTTCTAAGTCCACGCTTACGAGAATTTGAGGTCTTTGCAGAGTACACAATGGCAATGGGCTCAGTGTGA
- a CDS encoding GTP-binding protein Obg yields MVHPRVYLSLPVRPFLPGRARCSRLFLQDLRNPYIARGRFQSTDADPEIPPQPSKNAFSDEVTPDLSHLDPSPEDYSRFIFQDKCRVKIHAGSGGHGCVSYLREKYVEEGPPNGGDGGSGGGIYIQTVEGLTSLHKLARRGIIRASRGRNGQGKSKGGKRGDDVLIQVPVGTVVREVSRYDPVEVEWAHIKAAEESAYLAKEEKEVWRDPDYPESDGEEGFEETEDAEFNPIRHDRWVLHPAAKPSDFLMVQFPKSYPRRQNIAAMEPKAPIWLDLSKPMDKPMLLAAGGIGGLGNPHFSTRVMGRPKFASRGEGGMMLELDFELKLLADVGLVGKPNAGKSTLLRSLTNSRTRIGNWEFTTLSPSIGTVITDDMKGRPLVESKVRRTHFTIADIPGLVEGAHLDRGLGLGFLRHIDRAGILAFVVDLSFGDPVQELQKLWRELGEYERMRDVDPDSAEEDDIIEWNPFTENAHDSHRRQVLDREPAPVLNTNPDGSLPPLAMTPLHLKPWFVVATKADLENTQGQFRALQEYLSGVRNGSIGHPSGHERAWKEKVCVVPVSAKRGEGVSRIPKLVMELLE; encoded by the coding sequence ATGGTGCATCCACGAGTCTATTTGTCCCTTCCCGTACGACCATTCCTTCCAGGACGAGCCCGTTGCAGCCGATTATTCCTACAAGACCTTCGAAATCCATATATCGCACGGGGTCGATTCCAGAGCACCGATGCAGACCCTGAAATACCACCTCAGCCCAGCAAAAACGCCTTTTCTGACGAGGTAACACCAGACCTGTCGCATCTGGACCCTTCTCCAGAGGATTATTCACGGTTCATTTTTCAAGACAAATGCCGGGTGAAAATACATGCCGGATCTGGTGGACATGGCTGTGTTTCCTACCTGCGCGAAAAATATGTTGAAGAGGGACCCCCGAACGGCGGCGACGGTGGCAGTGGAGGCGGTATCTACATCCAGACCGTCGAGGGCTTGACCAGTCTTCACAAGCTAGCTCGCAGAGGCATTATCAGGGCTAGCAGGGGCCGAAATGGACAGGGTAAAAGCAAGGGTGGAAAAAGAGGCGATGACGTCCTCATACAGGTACCTGTCGGCACCGTGGTACGAGAGGTGAGCCGTTACGATCCGGTCGAGGTGGAGTGGGCCCACATCAAGGCGGCGGAAGAAAGTGCCTATCTcgccaaagaggagaaagaggTTTGGCGGGATCCTGATTACCCTGAATCTGATGGCGAAGAAGGATTTGAAGAAACAGAAGATGCGGAGTTCAACCCAATCAGGCACGACCGCTGGGTGTTACACCCCGCCGCAAAGCCGTCTGATTTCCTTATGGTGCAATTCCCGAAATCGTACCCACGACGACAGAATATAGCAGCCATGGAACCCAAAGCTCCGATTTGGCTGGACCTTTCGAAACCCATGGATAAACCCATGCTCCTGGCTGCCGGTGGTATTGGCGGGTTAGGAAATCCACATTTCTCCACACGCGTAATGGGACGACCAAAATTTGCAAGCCGGGGTGAAGGTGGAATGATGTTAGAGCTCGATTTCGAGCTTAAGCTCCTTGCAGATGTCGGATTAGTTGGGAAACCGAACGCCGGCAAGAGTACGCTCCTCCGCTCATTGACCAACAGTCGAACCCGCATTGGAAACTGGGAGTTCACGACGCTTTCTCCCAGTATTGGCACTGTCATCACCGACGACATGAAGGGCCGTCCTCTTGTTGAGTCGAAGGTCCGCCGTACGCACTTCACCATCGCGGACATTCCAGGTCTGGTGGAAGGAGCCCATCTCGACCGAGGACTTGGTCTTGGATTCCTTCGACACATCGACCGAGCTGGGATTCTTGCTTTTGTTGTGGATCTCAGTTTCGGCGATCCTGTACAGGAACTCCAGAAACTGTGGCGCGAACTCGGAGAGTACGAGCGAATGCGCGATGTAGATCCTGACTCTGCAGAGGAAGACGACATCATTGAATGGAATCCATTCACTGAAAATGCGCATGATAGTCATCGGCGACAGGTACTCGACCGAGAGCCTGCCCCGGTTTTGAATACCAACCCTGACGGCTCGCTGCCTCCGTTGGCGATGACACCTCTGCATCTGAAGCCTTGGTTTGTCGTGGCAACCAAGGCAGACCTGGAAAACACACAAGGCCAATTCCGAGCTCTACAGGAGTACTTGTCTGGTGTTCGGAATGGCTCGATTGGGCACCCATCGGGCCATGAAAGGGCTTGGAAGGAGAAAGTGTGTGTTGTTCCGGTTAGTGCCAAAAGAGGCGAAGGTGTCTCTCGAATTCCTAAATTGGTGATGGAGCTTCTCGAATGA
- a CDS encoding Transcription factor jumonji/aspartyl beta-hydroxylase → MALLSVLSDALSVVAEPSFDDPILQCDNPHLQDLLFNDTEKALELANSKLHSFPFKDVHICWHRLYTDASIVKACIIIITKCALTSKARFETQHLVVSKLIHDIKKATEPKLSPDAPWLSDVVAILDNVLIMSGAPLREKLIESLLSTLQAATESPKFEYDDVDSPEYPTAKRRKFLPPLFPPNAIRNPHLEYPIPRLSAPSFDSIEHHVQNIRTPLVITDAMEHWPAISTRPWVSRNYWWDRTFGGRRLVPIEVGRSYTDEDWGQKIIPFKDFVDKYIWQGKRVPTEATENQSLVTNLDGETAYMAQHDLLTQIPALRNDISVPDYCYITPPGPDPGTPVYEKKKREREAKVQVQVSETSHGHQAGTVPHEKNIAEHNSDADSLTGIPSDPIINTWIGPAWTISPLHHDPHHNILAQVVGTKYVRLYSPHTPDSQIHPREQEWVTSIDETADPDPVSGALPTIRRLVDMSNTSKVDLAAIETSPAEYEQWEEMWPGFMDADYVETVLKEGECLYIPIGWWHYVRGLRAGISVNFWWG, encoded by the coding sequence ATGGCTCTTTTATCGGTCCTGAGTGACGCGCTGTCCGTTGTCGCGGAGCCAAGCTTCGATGACCCCATCCTCCAATGCGACAACCCTCACCTCCAAGATCTTCTTTTCAACGACACCGAGAAAGCACTTGAGCTTGCAAACTCTAAATTACACTCCTTTCCATTTAAGGATGTGCATATCTGCTGGCATCGACTCTACACGGACGCGTCCATTGTCAAGGCctgcatcatcatcatcacgaAATGCGCCCTGACCTCCAAAGCGAGATTTGAAACTCAGCACCTAGTTGTCTCAAAACTCATCCACGATATAAAGAAGGCAACTGAGCCGAAGCTCTCCCCCGACGCGCCATGGCTATCAGACGTCGTGGCAATCCTTGATAACGTCTTGATCATGTCTGGAGCCCCCCTCCGCGAGAAGCTGATCGAATCTTTGTTGTCCACGCTACAGGCAGCTACAGAATCTCCAAAATTCGAATATGACGACGTTGATAGTCCGGAATATCCTACTGCGAAGCGCAGAAAATTCTTGCCTCCTCTCTTCCCTCCTAATGCGATCCGCAACCCCCACCTGGAATATCCGATCCCGCGTTTGTCGGCACCGTCATTTGATTCCATCGAACACCACGTTCAAAACATCCGCACTCCGTTAGTGATAACAGATGCAATGGAACACTGGCCAGCCATCTCGACGCGTCCATGGGTTTCGCGGAACTATTGGTGGGACCGCACGTTTGGGGGTCGCAGATTGGTTCCCATTGAGGTGGGAAGGTCTTATACCGATGAGGACTGGGGACAGAAGATCATCCCGTTCAAAGATTTTGTGGATAAGTACATATGGCAAGGGAAACGAGTCCCGACTGAGGCGACAGAGAACCAGTCCCTGGTCACCAACCTTGATGGAGAGACAGCATACATGGCACAACACGATCTCCTTACTCAAATACCCGCCTTGCGTAACGATATCAGTGTTCCAGACTACTGCTACATTACTCCACCGGGCCCAGATCCTGGAACCCCAGTATATGAGAAGAAAAAGCGAGAGCGCGAGGCGAAAGTTCAAGTACAGGTCTCTGAAACATCGCATGGGCACCAGGCGGGCACAGTACCCCATGAAAAAAACATAGCTGAGCACAATTCAGATGCAGACTCACTTACGGGAATCCCCAGTGATCCCATTATCAACACCTGGATCGGACCGGCGTGGACGATCTCCCCTCTCCACCACGACCCCCACCACAACATCCTTGCGCAGGTCGTGGGCACCAAGTACGTCCGGCTGTACTCGCCACATACGCCTGACTCTCAAATACACCCACGTGAACAAGAATGGGTCACGTCTATTGACGAGACAGCAGATCCAGATCCTGTGTCCGGGGCTCTGCCAACGATTCGCAGACTGGTTGACATGTCCAACACTTCCAAGGTGGACCTGGCAGCTATAGAGACTTCCCCTGCTGAGTATGAGCAATgggaagagatgtggcctGGGTTCATGGATGCCGATTATGTGGAGACTGTCCTCAAGGAAGGCGAGTGTCTTTATATTCCTATCGGGTGGTGGCACTACGTCCGTGGGTTGAGGGCTGGGATCAGCGTCAATTTCTGGTGGGGGTGA
- a CDS encoding 3-hydroxyacid dehydrogenase/reductase — protein sequence MSLPEYPILPRESTLDNLPAKYPTDAQEQISQILITAPINRLVVLDDDPTGTQTCHGISVLTVWDIPTLTAEFQSTKPGFFILTNSRAFPPKDTETLIYEICTNIAQVAKTTNQKVDIVLRGDSTLRGHFPLETDVAQSVFGPADAIVLAPFFFQGGRLTIDDVHYVTEGDSLVPAGATQFAKDATFGYKSSNLRDYVLEKAPGRFDADQLCSVTIEEIRTGGPQTICEKLLAAPVGGVVIVNAAAESDMHVFVAGLLLAESKGKHFLYRTGAAFVSTRLGIRSKALITAAELHLPSPRQTGGLIIAGSYVAKTTAQLKVLIDRRGASGKLTIIELKVEELIASPESATQAVLRVAQETELHLQTGMDTLVMTSRALVTGGDELSSLKIGSVIAEALVGVLRRIEVQPRFIIAKGGITSSDAATKGLNINRATIVGQAAPGVPLWRCDEETSRHRSVPFVVFPGNVGGEEALYELVEGWSPI from the exons ATGTCGCTGCCCGAGTACCCTATCCTCCCTCGTGAGAGTACTCTCGACAATCTTCCCGCAAAGTATCCCACCGACGCGCAAGAGCAAATCTCCCAAATCCTCATCACAGCCCCAATCAACCGGCTAGTGGTGCTAGACGATGACCCAACTGGTACACAGACCTGCCACGGCATCTCCGTTCTAACGGTCTGGGACATCCCAACACTAACAGCCGAATTCCAATCCACCAAGCCGggcttcttcatcctcacaAATTCGCGCGCCTTTCCACCAAAAGATACAGAAACACTTATCTACGAGATCTGCACAAACATCGCCCAAGTCGCCAAGACAACAAACCAAAAAGTCGACATCGTCCTCCGCGGTGATAGCACATTACGTGGCCACTTCCCCCTCGAAACGGATGTCGCGCAGTCGGTCTTTGGCCCTGCAGACGCAATTGTTCTCGCCCCGTTCTTCTTCCAGGGTGGGAGGCTCACCATCGACGATGTGCATTATGTAACTGAAGGCGACAGCCTGGTTCCAGCGGGCGCGACACAGTTCGCCAAGGATGCAACGTTCGGATACAAAAGTTCTAACCTGCGGGATTACGTGCTCGAAAAGGCGCCCGGTCGGTTCGACGCAGACCAGTTATGCTCTGTGACAATCGAGGAGATCCGCACCGGCGGGCCGCAAACCATCTGCGAGAAACTGCTTGCAGCACCGGTTGGCGGCGTGGTGATTGTCAATGCGGCTGCGGAGTCTGACATGCACGTCTTCGTAGCGGGGTTGCTACTTG CTGAATCTAAGGGCAAACACTTCCTGTACCGCACAGGTGCGGCCTTCGTCTCAACTCGACTCGGTATCCGTTCTAAAGCACTCATCACAGCCGCTGAACTTCACCTGCCCTCGCCGCGCCAGACAGGCGGGCTTATCATTGCCGGGTCGTATGTTGCCAAAACCACAGCGCAGCTGAAAGTGTTAATAGATCGGCGCGGCGCATCGGGGAAGTTGACAATTATTGAATTGAAGGTCGAGGAACTCATTGCGTCGCCGGAGAGTGCGACGCAGGCGGTGCTGCGCGTTGCGCAGGAGACGGAATTGCATCTGCAGACTGGGATGGATACGCTCGTTATGACAAGCCGGGCGCTTGTCACTGGTGGCGACGAGTTGTCATCGCTGAAGATTGGGTCTGTAATTGCTGAGGCGTTGGTTGGTGTTTTGCGGCGGATTGAGGTGCAACCGCGGTTTATTATTGCTAAA GGCGGGATCACATCTTCGGATGCTGCAACCAAGGGCTTGAATATAAACCGTGCTACCATCGTTGGTCAGGCTGCACCTGGCGTACCTCTTTGGCGGTGTGACGAGGAGACTAGTCGCCATCGCAGTGTGCCTTTTGTTGTCTTCCCTGGAAATGTTGGTGGAGAGGAGGCGCTTTACGAGTTGGTGGAAGGGTGGAGTCCGATATAA